A region of Vigna radiata var. radiata cultivar VC1973A chromosome 6, Vradiata_ver6, whole genome shotgun sequence DNA encodes the following proteins:
- the LOC106764329 gene encoding CBL-interacting serine/threonine-protein kinase 10-like isoform X2 — MSPRENKSNILMQKYELGRLLGKGTFGKVYYGRSTIINQSVAIKVIDKNKVIKAGQVDHVKREISIMRLVKHPNVIELFEVMATKSKIYFVMEYAKGGELFKKVAKGKLKEDVAHKYFRQLVNAVEFCHSRGVCHRDIKPENILLDENDNLKISDFGLSALAESKHQDGLLHTACGTPAYVAPEVIKRKGYDGAKADIWSCGVVLFVLLAGYIPFRDPNLMVMYRKISKAEFTCPRWFPRGVRGLLRKMLDPNPNTRISIDEIKQCSWFRKWPNGIQTTQEGENRSVSPSITNHSEQYGDESNGLAAEARQESVVPLSEKGSKIYFKTTSISHHLQAGRNCKSAEDENKEKGCRFVEIREPS, encoded by the exons ATGTCTCCTAGGGAGAACAAATCAAACATCTTGATGCAAAAATATGAACTAGGAAGGTTACTAGGTAAGGGAACGTTTGGAAAGGTTTATTATGGCCGTAGTACAATAATTAACCAAAGTGTGGCCATTAAAGTGATTGACAAGAATAAGGTTATAAAAGCTGGGCAGGTTGATCACGTTAAAAGGGAAATATCTATTATGAGACTGGTGAAGCACCCAAATGTTATTGAGCTTTTTGAGGTCATGGCCACAAAGAGTAAGATTTACTTTGTTATGGAATATGCTAAAGGTGGGGAACTGTTTAAGAAGGTGGCCAAAGGAAAGCTCAAAGAAGATGTTGCACACAAATATTTTAGGCAGCTAGTGAATGCAGTGGAATTTTGTCACAGTAGAGGTGTATGCCATAGAGATATAAAGCCAGAGAACATTCTGTTGGATGAAAATGATAATCTGAAGATCTCAGATTTCGGGTTAAGTGCCCTGGCTGAATCCAAACACCAAGATGGTTTGTTGCACACAGCTTGTGGAACACCTGCCTATGTTGCTCCTGAGGTCATCAAAAGGAAAGGTTATGATGGTGCAAAAGCTGATATTTGGTCATGTGGGGTAGTTTTGTTTGTCTTACTAGCAGGTTACATTCCTTTTCGAGATCCTAATTTGATGGTGATGTATAGGAAGATAAGCAAGGCAGAGTTTACATGTCCTAGATGGTTCCCAAGAGGAGTTCGGGGGCTATTGAGAAAGATGTTGGATCCAAATCCAAACACTAGGATTTCCATAGATGAGATTAAGCAATGTTCTTGGTTTAGGAAGTGGCCAAATGGTATACAGACAACACAAGAAGGGGAAAACAGGAGTGTCTCTCCTTCAATTACAAATCATTCTGAACAATATGGTGATGAAAGTAATGGCCTAGCAGCAGAAGCAAGGCAAGAGTCAGTTGTGCCA CTTTCAGAAAAGGGAAGCAAGATTTACTTCAAGACAACCAGCATCTCTCATCATCTTCAGGCTGGAAGAAATTGCAAATCGGCtgaagatgaaaataaagaaaagggcTGCCGGTTTGTTGAAATTAGAGAACCTTCATGA
- the LOC106764329 gene encoding CBL-interacting serine/threonine-protein kinase 10-like isoform X1 encodes MSPRENKSNILMQKYELGRLLGKGTFGKVYYGRSTIINQSVAIKVIDKNKVIKAGQVDHVKREISIMRLVKHPNVIELFEVMATKSKIYFVMEYAKGGELFKKVAKGKLKEDVAHKYFRQLVNAVEFCHSRGVCHRDIKPENILLDENDNLKISDFGLSALAESKHQDGLLHTACGTPAYVAPEVIKRKGYDGAKADIWSCGVVLFVLLAGYIPFRDPNLMVMYRKISKAEFTCPRWFPRGVRGLLRKMLDPNPNTRISIDEIKQCSWFRKWPNGIQTTQEGENRSVSPSITNHSEQYGDESNGLAAEARQESVVPVSINAFDIISLSPGFNLCGFFENSFQKREARFTSRQPASLIIFRLEEIANRLKMKIKKRAAGLLKLENLHEGRKGILSIDAEIFEVTPLLHLVEVKKSNGDTLEYEKILKEAIRPALKDIVWVWQGDQQQ; translated from the coding sequence ATGTCTCCTAGGGAGAACAAATCAAACATCTTGATGCAAAAATATGAACTAGGAAGGTTACTAGGTAAGGGAACGTTTGGAAAGGTTTATTATGGCCGTAGTACAATAATTAACCAAAGTGTGGCCATTAAAGTGATTGACAAGAATAAGGTTATAAAAGCTGGGCAGGTTGATCACGTTAAAAGGGAAATATCTATTATGAGACTGGTGAAGCACCCAAATGTTATTGAGCTTTTTGAGGTCATGGCCACAAAGAGTAAGATTTACTTTGTTATGGAATATGCTAAAGGTGGGGAACTGTTTAAGAAGGTGGCCAAAGGAAAGCTCAAAGAAGATGTTGCACACAAATATTTTAGGCAGCTAGTGAATGCAGTGGAATTTTGTCACAGTAGAGGTGTATGCCATAGAGATATAAAGCCAGAGAACATTCTGTTGGATGAAAATGATAATCTGAAGATCTCAGATTTCGGGTTAAGTGCCCTGGCTGAATCCAAACACCAAGATGGTTTGTTGCACACAGCTTGTGGAACACCTGCCTATGTTGCTCCTGAGGTCATCAAAAGGAAAGGTTATGATGGTGCAAAAGCTGATATTTGGTCATGTGGGGTAGTTTTGTTTGTCTTACTAGCAGGTTACATTCCTTTTCGAGATCCTAATTTGATGGTGATGTATAGGAAGATAAGCAAGGCAGAGTTTACATGTCCTAGATGGTTCCCAAGAGGAGTTCGGGGGCTATTGAGAAAGATGTTGGATCCAAATCCAAACACTAGGATTTCCATAGATGAGATTAAGCAATGTTCTTGGTTTAGGAAGTGGCCAAATGGTATACAGACAACACAAGAAGGGGAAAACAGGAGTGTCTCTCCTTCAATTACAAATCATTCTGAACAATATGGTGATGAAAGTAATGGCCTAGCAGCAGAAGCAAGGCAAGAGTCAGTTGTGCCAGTAAGTATAAATGCCTTTGATATAATCTCCCTCTCACCTGGGTTTAATCTTTGTGGATTCTTTGAAAACAGCTTTCAGAAAAGGGAAGCAAGATTTACTTCAAGACAACCAGCATCTCTCATCATCTTCAGGCTGGAAGAAATTGCAAATCGGCtgaagatgaaaataaagaaaagggcTGCCGGTTTGTTGAAATTAGAGAACCTTCATGAAGGTAGGAAGGGGATCTTATCCATTGATGCAGAAATCTTTGAGGTTACTCCACTTCTGCACTTGGTGGAGGTGAAGAAATCAAATGGAGATACGCTGGAATATGAGAAAATACTGAAAGAAGCCATAAGGCCTGCTCTTAAAGATATTGTTTGGGTATGGCAAGGTGACCAACAACAATAA
- the LOC106764494 gene encoding uncharacterized protein LOC106764494 has product MCPLRFILVFLSATLAGFLVLRNFRSQPHITDTELDADNENNEHTPTLKNALSKIRDALQSGFWTFLDMASGSYLWRHLVSSSSPKA; this is encoded by the exons ATGTGTCCTCTCAGGTTCATTCTTGTATTCTTGTCGGCAACTCTTGCCGGTTTCTTGGTCCTCAGAAACTTCAGATCTCAACCTCACATCACTGACACTGAGTTGGATGCAGACAATGAAAACAATGAGCACACCCCAACCTTAAAGAATGCACTTTCCAAG ATTCGTGATGCATTGCAATCTGGGTTCTGGACCTTCCTTGACATGGCTAGCGGTAGCTATCTTTGGAGGCACTTAGTCTCTTCCTCTTCCCCCAAAGCCTGA